A stretch of DNA from Juglans microcarpa x Juglans regia isolate MS1-56 chromosome 5D, Jm3101_v1.0, whole genome shotgun sequence:
TTCAGAACATAGCTGAAGTACAGAGAAGGCGGCATGCGGAAAGGGAAGGATTTAAAAAATCGATGggtttttcaaattaatctcATGCAGATCTTCTGATGTTGAGGAAGGGCCAATCCCTGAGGAGACAGACGTCGAGTTTTGGGCATGACTTGCCTCTGAAGTCTTGCTTTCCATCTGCATATAATTATCTCTCATGGCTTTGAACCTCAGATATGACTCATCAGTAATTTCATAGAGGTCATGGGCTGATGCAGAGGATGAGCCATGCAATGAACCGACTGATGTTGAACGATGATCCTGACTTCCTTCCATACTTTGACTTCGCATCTGGCTGTGATGGTCTCTTATGGctttaaaccttaaatctttACTATAAGTACTTGCTTCAGGAATCACATCGGGAATGACAGTAGTTCCTTCGAGCATGTTTACCACTTCAGACATGGTCGGCCTTAATGAGGGTGAAGCATTAGTGCATAAGAAAGCTACTTTCATCATCCTTTCTGCTTCTACCTTGTTGAATTCAGATCCAAGCTTTTGATCTACTAGCTCCATTAGGCTTCCGGTTTCCTGCAGATGACAAGCctgcaatgaaaaaaatatatttaatgtgTATACATCTTTCAAACATGGAAGTTTGCAAAGACATTCAAATTTGATTATGCAGTAATTTACAGAAGTATAGAATGAGCATGTCATAATTACAAGGGATAAAATAATTAGCtattatatgaataaatctGACATTTTTtctgagtaattctacatacaaccggGAAGTGCGTAAATGCtacgtaatcgctttgaaaaaaagtggggtctactattaaaaaattaattttttcatgtggatctcttgttttattcacttttttcaaagcgattacgcggcaattgcacaattcacggttgcaaatatcttttctctttttttttattaacctAGCTATTTATTCTGATTATCtgaatcttttccttttctttttgtttcaccACACTCTCTTCACCCGCTCTTGACCAAACTACACTCTGCTTCATCTTCTTTACAGTCTCCTCATCCTACTGTTTGAAGTGTACTTTAGGTTGAAGGAACAATTACTATCATTTCAATGGAAGAGACACAAAagaattaatttgtttaataaaagCACAAGATGTGTGGAGTTAGAGAATTCTAAGTattccaagaaaaattaaaatgcagaTTGAGAGGCAGCACAGCATCAGTCACAGAATCCGTACTAGATTCAAAAAGTACAAGACATAAAAGTAGAGAACTACCCAATCTAGAAGACATGCACAGTTACTTGCAGGCCCATAACTCATATTGTGCTTCCCACTAACAATTTCCAATGCCACAACTCCAAAACTGTAAACATCAGCTTTGTAGGTTAAATAACCCCAAAGAGCATATTCTGGTGCCATATATCCACTGCAAGTGAAGATAAAAGATGATGAGATACTTTTCTTAACGGTCGGGGAtgcaggaaaaaagaaataaaatttgtagCTTACATTGTTCCAGCTATTCGGGTACTGATGTGGGTTTTTTCCCCTTCATCAAGCCTAGCCAATCCAAAATCGGAAATTTTGGGGTTCAGCTCCCTATCAAGCAAGACATTGGTACCTTTTATATCTCTGTGAACAATCTTGAGTCTTGATTCTTCATGAAGAAAAGCTAAACCTTGAGCTATTCCAACACAAATCTTGTGCCTAGTCGGCCAGTCCAATTTCAGTTGAAATTTTTCAGGGCCTATTGACAAGGCAAAATCCATTAACGTATAAGTAACAATTGTGAAGTTTGTACTCTATTTTTGCAATGTAACACCATCCATTGAGTAAATTGCACAGCATAATTCTCACCAAACAAGGCTCTGGCAAGGCTATTATTCTCCAGATATTCATATACGAGCAACAGTTGATCACCTTCAATACAACAGCCATAAAGTTTCACAAGATTTGGGTGTTGCAAACAAGAGATCATGCCTATCTCATTCAGAAATTCACGATTTCCCTGTCTTGATTTAGATGAGAGCTGCTTTACAGCAATTACAGTACCATCGGCTAACAGACCCTACATACCAGTcatgaaaaggagaaaaatttaCACTCTTGAAGAAAAAACCATACAGCTGTATGATTTATCATAACTCAGGTTTAGCTAGAATACCTTGTAAACAGGTCCAAATCCACCTTCTCCAATCTTGTTTGCGGGATCAAAATTGTTAGTGGCAATGTTAATTTGCTTTAAACTAAAAGAACTTGTTTGGAGCTCTAGTCCTTTAATATCTGTTCAGTGAGAAGAAAGTATACCTTAGAAGTCAATGAACTGGCACATTAGCAAATATAATTCCAATTTACTATTACAAAGAATCCCATTCTACACAAAGCAAGGCCTACgttctaacatccaaatacacaaGCTTTCTACtttacaaactattttcttAATTGATCTGTTCAGCTATTTAACAAACCACACTTTATCCTACAATTGATTGAAAGACAACTATGAAATTCGTAGATGCAAACACATGGAATTAGAAATTCTGCTTACATAGTTGTTCAAAATGTAGCAACAGGGAAACGGTATTCGGTGAAATAAAAGATGAGTGctgagaaagagaagaaaggaaaCAGGAACATAGGGCTTGGAAAGAAGATTAGAAAGCGGCTCTTCCCATAGTTCTTTTGTCTATACATTTAACTAAGTACATGAAATTAGAATAATACCCTTTTAGTttatcaaacaaacaaaaacaaaaagattctCAAAACAGATTTAAAAATCAGTGCAAGTACCCCATCAAGGAAAAGCAAATCATAAACAATTTCTAGACATTCATAGAAGAAAGCAACCAGATTTCGttaaattttatagttgttGACCCCTCCAATTGACAAGTTAAAACCAAATACCAATGTGAAACTGAATACTTTATTTTCACATGCTTGAAAAGAATATTAACTAAACAATTAAATGATTTCTTAAAGGATTAATAAACAATATAGATACAAACAAGCAACGTGCTTATAATGCCATCAGAAAATCCTAGGTTTATTACCTAAGAGAAGTGAGACATCACTGCAAAAACGGAGTTGATAAATTTCAATGTAGCTAAACATCCTACAAACACTgttaaattcttaaaaaaatgaaaaatcgttAAGAAAAATAGATCTCACAAGATAGTGGGCACTCGTGCACAAAACAATGATTCAGtgataaaaataggaaaataaattatttttttattttatctgaagCAATAATATGTGCATCTGACAACACCCAAACCTTGTTCTCTCCCAGATTTGGCTCTAAAATAGCACCTCCACCAAAGGACACACAATGCCAAGAATATGAGGCATGACCCAACAGCTCCTATAATAATTGGTGCAATCCTTGTCTTTCCCCCTTCTGAGGGAGGTACGAAGTCTAGTGAAAATAACCAACAAAGCGAGTATGAGAATCAGGAGTTAACTTTATAAATGAGGAGAGAATCTCAAAGCATACATAGATTTAAGTGtacaactgaaattgaaaactaGCTTGCACCTAGATAAGAAAAGCTCATAATTATGGAAGAAGTCAAAAAAAGTTTCCACTTGATTCCACATAGAACAGATCAGTCATTTCTTCTTAGTACATGATCAAATAAAACGaggcaaaatattttcaaaaggaGTAGCAGCAATATACAACACTGTTAGATGATGCATTCCGAATCAATTTTTGGCgggacgtgtggtgtggagatcatgcattggaaagggtGTTTCCGGCTTTATATTGTATTGCAGTTAATAaggaggcttcagtggcggatgtgcGGTTATCTATTCGTGGTTCacatcagtggaatattctgtttaatagggatattcatgattgggaattatctatggtttcagattttttcagcttgctacaCTCCTTAGGGACTACTATGGCACAGCATGATAGCTTGAAATGGGGGTTTCAGGATCACAAGAAATGCACAATAATGAGTATTATAAACCCTTGATTACACAGGATCACACcccattcccttggaagaacatttggaggtctcgtgtgccctctagagttgctttctttgtttggaatgccgcccttgggaagatcttgaccacaaacaacttgaggaagaaaggaagtgtagtgttggattggtgttacatgtgtaaaaagaatggagaatcggtagatcatcttttactacattgtgacGTAGCGAGggggttgtgggatgagattttttgaagggttggtgtggcttgggttatgcctatgagggtggtggatttgatgggttgttggagaaaattgcagggcagtcatcaagtggcagcagtttggagaatgattccgttgtgtatcatgtggtgtatttggacggaaaggaatgcgcgttgttttgaagacaaggaacgaacaatggtggagctgaagaatttttttctacatactttattgctttggttttcagctattgtattaaatgggGATGATATTCATGAATTCTTATCCTTAGttcatcgctcttagaatgtatttaggtgttctattgtatatttcctgtatacttggtacttgcctatttcattcacatcaataaagtttatctcttacttataaaaaaaaaaaaaaaagatgatgcaTTCCGAAGAATCACTTCAATGAGCTAATCAAAGACCAAGAGTGGTACTAAAAAATGGAATCTTGGAGTGATTACATCGATTGAAGGATTATTACTTGAATAAAATGATCTACTAAAAACCATTTTTGTAAgaataaatttagttttatagCCGTGCACAATAAACTATCTAATTAGCAACTATACTTTTTTTGTGATAAGTAGAgctttattaatgataaaaagaaTGTGTTGCTACACTACACAGGGTGCATACACTAGAAACACcaagcaaaaagaagaaaaaaggataaGGAAAACCTGaaagttagaaaaagaaaaatgaaaaatgagcaAACATCCAATGATACAAAGTTCTGAAAAATAAATCCTTGAGGGCTGTGACCATCTTCTCCTTATCCTCAAACGATTGGTCATTTCTCTCTCCATACACACCACAATAAGCAACCCTTAATCATCTTCCGCAAAACTTCTCTACGAGAACAATTAAACCTGCCCTTCTGAAGTGCCAAAAGCTCCATCACACTACGAGGCAATCTAACCTGAACAAGCCAAATTGCATTCCAAAGAGAAcaagccacctcacaatgcaagaAAAGTTGACGTATTGTTTCCACACTCCTATACATGCAACACTAATCATCACTATAATGCTCCTCTTTCTTAAATTATCCATAGTAATGATCTTCCTTATAGAAGCTGTCCAAAAAGGACGCAAGCAACTCTTGGAGAAGGTACTTTGTTCcaccaaatattcttccaaagaAAAGGGTTACTATCATGAGagatatatgtaaaatataataaaaagatttcaagTCAAACACATCATGCTTTGGGCGAGCCCAATAAAGCTTATCCTAAACACCAGTTCTATGCCGAATAGATTACAAACATTCTAATCTTTTATCGCTCTGATAAACTCCACATCCAACTGAGAAGCATCACTAAAAAACTGTAAAAGATCTGCAACCAAAGCGTCCTGAAAACAAGTAGTGTTCAATCACTTGGGAAAGTCACCTTAAAAGATTGATCttcacaccaaacatcatgccagAACCTTATCTCTGATCACACCACATATCTAGTGGAATGAGCAAAATCTCCAATGCCCTCAATAGAACTTCATCTACCCCAGCAACTCTAGGTTTTTGAATGGATAGATTTATA
This window harbors:
- the LOC121264572 gene encoding probable LRR receptor-like serine/threonine-protein kinase RFK1 isoform X7, producing MIIRRSRELDAEYAMIFCSANMLIFPIKHNIADVVFLSVVVGLVMMSCLLGANIQLASATVPQDEVDALQQSAETMGATDWKFNANTCQVETVMSGPPPSLSEKNVSCNCQFENNTCHIVHIELKRFSLPGVLSPELVRLRYLQHVDLAYNYLSGSIPIQWVSTQMNFVSLLGNRLSGSIPKELGNFSSLKYLSLEANQFSGTVPPELGKLVNLETLVLSSNNLSGNLPKELGGLKNLTDFRINDNNLNGTIPDFIQNWKNLERLEMIASGLEGPIPSSISVLEKLEDLRITDISTGTIQAFPELTNMTGLTRIVMRNCNISGEIPDYIWGMNSLLTLDLSFNKLSGELPSVISTETLKFIFLSGNSLSGDVPESILKKGTNVDLSYNNFTWQSEEKPACQTKDLNLNLFQSSPKENGLRAFRPCMKDFKCSQYFVPPSEGGKTRIAPIIIGAVGSCLIFLALCVLWWRCYFRAKSGREQDIKGLELQTSSFSLKQINIATNNFDPANKIGEGGFGPVYKGLLADGTVIAVKQLSSKSRQGNREFLNEIGMISCLQHPNLVKLYGCCIEGDQLLLVYEYLENNSLARALFGPEKFQLKLDWPTRHKICVGIAQGLAFLHEESRLKIVHRDIKGTNVLLDRELNPKISDFGLARLDEGEKTHISTRIAGTIGYMAPEYALWGYLTYKADVYSFGVVALEIVSGKHNMSYGPASNCACLLDWACHLQETGSLMELVDQKLGSEFNKVEAERMMKVAFLCTNASPSLRPTMSEVVNMLEGTTVIPDVIPEASTYSKDLRFKAIRDHHSQMRSQSMEGSQDHRSTSVGSLHGSSSASAHDLYEITDESYLRFKAMRDNYMQMESKTSEASHAQNSTSVSSGIGPSSTSEDLHEINLKNPSIF
- the LOC121264572 gene encoding probable LRR receptor-like serine/threonine-protein kinase RFK1 isoform X6, which translates into the protein MGFNANELCLSSRKPVVRVDTEGIGSLEANQFSGTVPPELGKLVNLETLVLSSNNLSGNLPKELGGLKNLTDFRINDNNLNGTIPDFIQNWKNLERLEMIASGLEGPIPSSISVLEKLEDLRITDISTGTIQAFPELTNMTGLTRIVMRNCNISGEIPDYIWGMNSLLTLDLSFNKLSGELPSVISTETLKFIFLSGNSLSGDVPESILKKGTNVDLSYNNFTWQSEEKPACQTKDLNLNLFQSSPKENGLRAFRPCMKDFKCSQYSHSLYINCGGDDVQEGDIVYQGDANVDGGAATFFSSENGHWGLSSTGDFMDDNDFQNTRYVATLTSPNISALYSEARLSPLSLTYYQYCLQNGSYTVSLHFVEIQFTNDKTYNSLGRRIFDIYIQDKLVEEDFNITAEAYEVVTPVTKKYNASVEQGILEIRFYWAGKGTTRIPEIGIYGPLISAISVDPNFVPPSEGGKTRIAPIIIGAVGSCLIFLALCVLWWRCYFRAKSGREQDIKGLELQTSSFSLKQINIATNNFDPANKIGEGGFGPVYKGLLADGTVIAVKQLSSKSRQGNREFLNEIGMISCLQHPNLVKLYGCCIEGDQLLLVYEYLENNSLARALFGPEKFQLKLDWPTRHKICVGIAQGLAFLHEESRLKIVHRDIKGTNVLLDRELNPKISDFGLARLDEGEKTHISTRIAGTIGYMAPEYALWGYLTYKADVYSFGVVALEIVSGKHNMSYGPASNCACLLDWACHLQETGSLMELVDQKLGSEFNKVEAERMMKVAFLCTNASPSLRPTMSEVVNMLEGTTVIPDVIPEASTYSKDLRFKAIRDHHSQMRSQSMEGSQDHRSTSVGSLHGSSSASAHDLYEITDESYLRFKAMRDNYMQMESKTSEASHAQNSTSVSSGIGPSSTSEDLHEINLKNPSIF